Within the Serratia sp. UGAL515B_01 genome, the region CCAAGGGAGCGGCATAGATGCTCAAGGGTTTCAATATCCCCCGGTTGACCTTCCCCCTTCTCCAACGCACGTAGGATCTTCACACTCCAAGGCAAACCATCGCGGCACGGCGTGCACCAGCCGCAGGACTCACGGGCAAAAAACTCCTCCAGATTACGCACCAAAGGAACCATGCCGATTTCGTGGTCTACTGCCATCGCCAGCGCCGTACCCAAACGGCTACCCGCCTTGCCTATATTCTCGAAATCCATCGGCAGATCAAGATGGTCGGCGGTCAAGAAGTCTGTACCAGCCCCCCCGGCTGCCAAGCTTTGAACCTCAGGCCGTCACGCATACCACCCGCATAATCCTCCAATATTTCACGTGCGGTAGTACCAAATGGCAATTCCCAAACGCCAGGGTTTTTCACCCGACCAGAGAAGCCCATGAGCTTGGTTCCAGCATCGTTACTCTTACCGGCAGAAATCCCTTTGTACCACTCAACACCATGTTCAAGAATCGCGGGTACGTTGCACAGGGTTTCAACGTTGTTCACGCACGTAGGTTTGCCCCATACGCCTGCGGAGGCAGGGAATGGCGGTTTTGAACGTGGGTTGGCTCGGCGCCCTTCTAGCGAGTTGATCAGTGCCGTTTCTTCACCGCAGATATAGCGACCTGCACCGGTGTGCACGAACAGTTCAAAATCGAAACCGCTGCCCAGAATATTTTTACCCAGCAAGCCCGCTTCAGTTGCTTCGGCAATTGCACGACGCAAATGCACGGCAGCCTCAACGTATTCACCACGCAAGAAAATGTAACCACGATAAGCTTTCAAAGCGAATGCAGAGATCAACATCCCCTCGACCAACAAGTGCGGCAGTTGCTCCATCAGCAAGCGATCTTTATAGGTGCCAGGCTCCATCTCATCAGCGTTACACAGTAGATAACGGATGTTCATAGATTCATCTTTTGGCATCAAACTCCACTTCAAACCGGTAGAGAAGCCTGCGCCGCCACGGCCTTTCAGCCCGGCGTCTTTTACCAGATTGACAATCTCATCGGGAGCCATTCCTTTGAGGGCTTTTTCTGCCCCTTGATAACCATTTTTGCTGCGATACTCATCCAGCCACACAGGCTGGTTGTCATCACGCAGGCGCCAGGTCAGCGGATGCATTTCGGCAGTACGTTTGATATCTATCATCATTTATACTGCTCCAACAGTTTAACTGCGTTTTCGGGCGTCAACCGTTCATGCGTATCGTCATCGATCATCATGCTTGGGCCTTTGTCACAGTTACCCAGGCAGCAGGTCGGCAACAGTGTAAAACGGCCATCAAAGGTAGTTTGACCCGGCTTGATGTCGAGCTTTTTTTCCAATGCGGCCTGAATGCCCTGATAGCCATTGATATGACAAACAACGCTATCGCAATAACGTATTACGTGACGCCCCACGGGCTGACGGAAAATCTGGCTGTAGAACGTGGCCACGCCTTCTACGTCGCTGGCAGGTATGCCCAGCACTTCTGCGATGGCATAAATTGCTCCATCCGGAACCCAACCACGCTGCTTCTGCACAATTTTCAGTGCTTCAATGGAAGCAGCTCGCGGATCCTCGTAATGATGCTTTTCATGCTCGATCGCATCACGTTCCTCCACGCTCAGCACAAATGCCTCCGCGCCGCTCTGCGGTACGGAGGCATCAGTCGCGTGATTATCTTTGAGATCATGCATAGTTAGCGGTCCACATCTGACATTACAAAATCGATACTACCCAGATAGACGATCAGGTCCGAAACCAGGCTGCCACGAATAACTGCCGGGATTTGCTGCAGGTGCGCATAGCTTGGGGTTCGTATCCTGGTGCGATAGCTCATGGTGCTGCCGTCGCTGGTCAAGTAGTAGCTGTTAATCCCTTTTGTCGCCTCAATCATCTGAAATGATTCGTTGGCTGGCATCACCGGCCCCCACGAAACCTGGAGGAAGTGGGTGATCAGCGTCTCAATATGCTGCAGCGTACGCTCTTTAGGCGGTGGAGTGGTCAAAGGATGATCGGCCTTGAACGGCCCTTCGGGCATGTTGTTCAGGCACTGTTCCAGAATACGCAG harbors:
- the nuoE gene encoding NADH-quinone oxidoreductase subunit NuoE, translating into MHDLKDNHATDASVPQSGAEAFVLSVEERDAIEHEKHHYEDPRAASIEALKIVQKQRGWVPDGAIYAIAEVLGIPASDVEGVATFYSQIFRQPVGRHVIRYCDSVVCHINGYQGIQAALEKKLDIKPGQTTFDGRFTLLPTCCLGNCDKGPSMMIDDDTHERLTPENAVKLLEQYK